The Oxyura jamaicensis isolate SHBP4307 breed ruddy duck chromosome 28, BPBGC_Ojam_1.0, whole genome shotgun sequence genome contains a region encoding:
- the ACTL9 gene encoding actin-like protein 9: MGSSLDEDSLGTGTCSPVSSLHECHQDELRLRSVSSFSSTTISSFVSEDLGLRTGPVVIDMGTRSCRAGFSGHQTPSAEISTLVSHTTVWSEGLEETRSEAFIGKEALFYPDTEIVEVMQNGIIINWEAAETLWQHMFEHKLGVPPEEHALLITEPPLSPTSGRENVAEMVFESLGSPGIFMAPQPILSTYAHGRTSALVVDIGHVITHIVPVHDGNCLAYATKRTDVAGSCLTWYLTMLLGDMEHTLGDWMSPVAEDIKHTCCYVAFNFDNECLLPPTSCTLDFALPDGRTISLGKERFQCPEVLFNPLPMWGDSYVGIHKMAQRSLDLLPEDIRSVMHRNILLCGGSSLFEGLPRRFGSELVQCLPHGTEVEVMAVPGRRHAAWMGGSVLASLTNFQSCWIRRDEYYEEGPCIIHQKCF, encoded by the coding sequence ATGGGGTCTTCCCTGGATGAGGActctctggggacagggacTTGCTCCCCAGTGTCTTCCCTGCATGAATGCCACCAGGATGAACTGAGGCTGAGGTCTGTAAGCAGCTTCTCCTCCACTACCATCAGCTCCTTCGTGAGTGAGGACCTGGGGCTGAGAACAGGACCAGTTGTGATTGATATGGGcacaaggagctgcagagcaggatttTCTGGACATCAGACACCCAGTGCTGAAATCAGCACCCTGGTGAGCCACACCACAGTGTGGTCCGAGGGCCTGGAAGAAACCAGATCTGAGGCTTTTATTGGGAAGGAAGCCTTGTTTTACCCAGACACTGAAATTGTTGAGGTGATGCAGAATGGCATCATCATCAACTGGGAGGCAGCTGAAACCCTGTGGCAGCACATGTTCGAGCACAAGCTTGGGGTGCCCCCTGAGGAGCATGCGCTGCTCATCACGGAGCCCCCACTCAGCCCCACCAGTGGACGGGAAAATGTGGCAGAGATGGTCTTTGAGTCACTGGGCTCCCCTGGCATCTTTATGGCCCCTCAGCCCATCCTTTCCACCTATGCCCATGGCAGAACCAGTGCTTTGGTGGTAGACATTGGCCATGTCATCACCCACATTGTGCCAGTTCATGATGGGAACTGCTTGGCTTATGCCACCAAGAGGACGGATGTGGCAGGGTCGTGCCTTACCTGGTACCTGACAATGCTTCTGGGGGACATGGAGCACACGCTTGGAGATTGGATGTCCCCCGTGGCGGAAGACATCAAGCACACATGCTGCTATGTTGCTTTCAACTTCGATAATGAGTGTCTCCTCCCACCCACCAGCTGCACTCTGGATTTTGCCCTGCCCGATGGCCGGACCATCAGCCTCGGCAAGGAGAGGTTTCAGTGCCCAGAGGTGCTCTTCAACCCTCTACCGATGTGGGGGGATTCCTACGTGGGCATCCACAAGATGGCCCAGAGAAGCCTTGACCTGCTTCCAGAGGACATCAGGTCAGTGATGCACAGAAACATCCTCTTGTGTGGAGGGTCCTCGCTGTTTGAGGGGCTGCCGAGGAGGTTTGGCAGTGAGCTGGTTCAATGCCTGCCCCATGGCACCGAGGTGGAGGTGATGGCTGTGCCAGGACGGAGGCACGCGGCCTGGATGGGGGGCTCTGTCCTTGCCTCCCTCACGAACTTCCAGTCGTGCTGGATCCGCAGGGACGAGTACTATGAAGAGGGGCCATGCATCATCCACCAGAAGTGCTTCTGA